From Quercus robur chromosome 8, dhQueRobu3.1, whole genome shotgun sequence:
atcaagtttgttgCCAAACTTTGgtcaaaatttattatattgagcctaaaaaatttagggtagtcacaaattttttttaagaataaaattgtCATAGAAAAtagtaattattttattttccaagtCAGTGGTCTTGTGACAACCCTAGACACAATGTGGAGCTGGCCCTGACTAGGTTAAATGTAATAGCATGCTATCATGTTCAACATACGAACATCAAAAGTTCTTTATAAGCATAACTATTGTACAAAACGATATACTTTTGTGATtatgtaaacaaaataacaactaGAGGAgattctataaataaaaatacaaacggATTCTATAAATAGGaactgtaaggactcaatttgtaacgatcccaaactgaTATTGGGTacgtacgttaaaggcccaaacaataaaatttgtagagagtgggttgaaaggctaggccttggtcaccggacggtggttagtcatggttttCATGGTGGACACACAGAGGAGAACTAAGTTTATCTATGGACCTTGTCCAttgagcttaatgttcttattcttctttttcctttctggGTACCATCGTTCCAGCCTCTTCTTTTGGCACTTAagcctttacattatataggccttctcagttgatcctgaccttccattCGTTGATCAGGCAAGTAACTATTcgagtacttgtcccatcagccgcctccccctactttctgttagttgcaataactgaagccacactgttcaggagtcttttcccatcaatgtggctaggacgtttgttggcgcattcaatgcagAGGTGACGTCTTCtccttgaaccactcccacaCTGTACCACCGTGCGAGTCtcattctactcgccttttcttctgggagcgctttgaaggctgcctttgatgacatgtcgttcttcccttttaggccttgggatgccgaggacagagtcatcctcggctacatctctaggctatttggtctttcacTACTTGCTCACAGCAACCACTCTCCTCagcgcgggccttgggccctaatggaaagtgggccgggaccacaaattctctaGCCCCACAGGAACAAATGATGTAAATTAGTACAAcgaactgaaaataaatgtataattaaATATAGTCATATACCGAATGTGTACAAAATGGGTGTAATCTTATACATCTAATTTAGCGCCCTAGCTACTAGAAGATTTATCATCGACTTTTGCAATTGGatggtgatttgtttaaaaCATTTTGCACGTTTTCTTTGCAAAACACGGAAGTGGAAGAGTTAACATTAAGAGAAGTTGCCTTTATgttgatgtaacatttttttttttttttttttttggagaaggttGATGTAAGATTTTCGACTTGTAGCTAAGCTAGAATGAAAATGCAACtgtaaggaaataaaaaattaaagtgcGAAACAGTAAAGAGTTGTTTATATAGCAAAATATGCGTAATGTTGAAAGTAACAATAAAACTCTCTTTTATTGAGGACTTCTTTTTGTATTCTacttgagtttttattgttatGCGTCTAATTCCATATATAGCTTTATTTCTGTTCGTCCCAATTGCCCAGGAATGCTTGAGGGTTAAACGATCACTACATATAGTAATTAGCtttaacattaatatataaaaataaaaataaaaacagttgCATCTAAGAACATTGACATTAATCGAATAAACATAGTTGCATGTCCACCTtagcttaatgttcttattcttccttttcctttctggGTACCATTGTTCCAGCCTCTTCTTTTGGCGCTTAAgcccttacattatataggccttctcagttgatcctgaccttccattTGTTGATCAGGCAGATAACTATTcgagtacttgtcccatcagccgcctccccctactttctgttagttgcaataactgaagccacactgttcaggagtcttttcccatcaatgtggctaggacgtttgttggcgcattcaatgcagATGTGACGTCTTCtccttgaaccactcccacaCTGTACCCCCGTGCGAGTCTCATTCTACTCGCattttcttctgggagcgctttgAAGGCTACCTTTGATGACATGTCGTTCTTCCCTTTTAggccttgggatgccgaggacagggtcatcctcggctgcatctctaggctatttggtctttcacTACTTGCTCACAGCAACCACtctcctcggcgcgggccttgggccctaatggaaagtgggccgggaccacaaattctctaGCCCCACAGGAACAAATGATGTAAATTAGTACAAcgaactgaaaataaatgtataattaaATATAGTCATATACCGAATGTGTACAAAATGGGTGTAATCTTATACATCTAATTTAGCGCCCTAGCTACTAGAAGATTTATCATCGACTTTTGCAATTGGatggtgatttgtttaaaaCATTTTGCACGTTTTCTTTGCAAAACACGGAAGTGGAAGAGTTAACATTAAGAGAAGTTGCCTTTCTTGACTTTTCATCTTCCATgttgatgtaacattttttttttttttttggagaaggttGATGTAACATTTTCGACTTGTAGCTAAGCTAGAATGAAAATGCAACtgtaaggaaataaaaaattaaagtgcGAAACAGTAAAGAGTTGTTTATATAGCAAAATATGCGTAATGTTGAAAGTAACAATAAAACTCTCTTTTATTGAGGACTTCTTTTTGTATTCTacttgagtttttattgttatGCGTCTAATTCCATATATAGCTTTATTTCTGTTCGTCCCAATTGCCCAGGAATGCTTGAGGGTTAAACGATCACTACATATAGTAATTAGCtttaacattaatatataaaaataaaaataaaaacagttgCATCTAAGAACATTGACATTAATCGAATAAACATAGTTGCATGTCCACCTtagcttaatgttcttattcttccttttcctttctggGTACCATTGTTCCAGCCTCTTCTTTTGGCGCTTAAgcccttacattatataggccttctcagttgatcctgaccttctATTTGTTGATCAGGCAGATAACTATTcgagtacttgtcccatcagccgcctccccctactttctgttagttgcaataactgaagccacactgttcaggagtctttttccatcaatgtggctaggacgtttgttggcgcattcaatgcagATGTGACGTCTTCtccttgaaccactcccacaCTGTACCCCCGTGCGAGTCTCATTCTACTCGCattttcttctgggagcgctttgAAGGCTACCTTTGATGACATGTCGTTCTTCCCTTTTAggccttgggatgccgaggacagggtcatcctcggctgcatctctaggctatttggtctttcacTACTTGCTCACAGCAACCACTCTCCTCGGcccgggccttgggccctaatggaaagtgggccgggaccacaaattctctaGCCCCACAGGAACAAATGATGTAAATTAGTACAAcgaactgaaaataaatgtataattaaATATAGTCATATACCGAATGTGTACAAAATGGGTGTAATCTTATACATCTAATTTAGCGCCCTAGCTACTAGAAGATTTATCATCGACTTTTGCAATTGGatggtgatttgtttaaaaCATTTTGCACGTTTTCTTTGCAAAACACGGAAGTGGAAGAGTTAACATTAAGAGAAGTTGCCTTTCTTGACTTTTCATCTTCCATgttgatgtaacattttttttttttttttggagaaggttGATGTAAGATTTTCGACTTGTAGCTAAGCTAGAATGAAAATGCAACtgtaaggaaataaaaaattaaagtgcGAAACAGTAAAGAGTTGTTTATATAGCAAAATATGCGTAATGTTGAAAGTAACAATAAAACTCTCTTTTATTGAGGACTTCTTTTTGTATTCTacttgagtttttattgttatGCGTCTAATTCCATATATAGCTTTATTTCTGTTCGTCCCAATTGCCCAGGAATGCTTGAGGGTTAAACGATCACTACATATAGTAATTAGCtttaacattaatatataaaaataaaaataaaaacagttgCATCTAAGAACATTGACATTAATCGAATAAACATAGTTGCATGTCCACCTtagcttaatgttcttattcttccttttcctttctggGTACCATTGTTCCAGCCTCTTCTTTTGGCGCTTAAgcccttacattatataggccttctcagttgatcctgaccttctATTTGTTGATCAGGCAGATAACTATTcgagtacttgtcccatcagccgcctccccctactttctgttagttgcaataactgaagccacactgttcaggagtctttttccatcaatgtggctaggacgtttgttggcgcattcaatgcagATGTGACGTCTTCtccttgaaccactcccacaCTGTACCCCCGTGCGAGTCTCATTCTACTCGCattttcttctgggagcgctttgAAGGCTACCTTTGATGACATGTCGTTCTTCCCTTTTAggccttgggatgccgaggacagggtcatcctcggctgcatctctaggctatttggtctttcacTACTTGCTCACAGCAACCACTCTCCTCGGcccgggccttgggccctaatggaaagtgggccgggaccacaaattctctaGCCCCACAGGAACAAATGATGTAAATTAGTACAAcgaactgaaaataaatgtataattaaATATAGTCATATACCGAATGTGTACAAAATGGGTGTAATCTTATACATCTAATTTAGCGCCCTAGCTACTAGAAGATTTATCATCGACTTTTGCAATTGGatggtgatttgtttaaaaCATTTTGCACGTTTTCTTTGCAAAACACGGAAGTGGAAGAGTTAACATTAAGAGAAGTTGCCTTTCTTGACTTTTCATCTTCCATgttgatgtaacattttttttttttttttggagaaggttGATGTAACATTTTCGACTTGTAGCTAAGCTAGAATGAAAATGCAACtgtaaggaaataaaaaattaaagtgcGAAACAGTAAAGAGTTGTTTATATAGCAAAATATGCGTAATGTTGAAAGTAACAATAAAACTCTCTTTTATTGAGGACTTCTTTTTGTATTCTacttgagtttttattgttatGCGTCTAATTCCATATATAGCTTTATTTCTGTTCGTCCCAATTGCCCAGGAATGCTTGAGGGTTAAACGATCACTACATATAGTAATTAGCtttaacattaatatataaaaataaaaataaaaacagttgCATCTAAGAACATTGACATTAATCGAATAAACATAGTTGCATGTCCACCTtagcttaatgttcttattcttccttttcctttctggGTACCATTGTTCCAGCCTCTTCTTTTGGCGCTTAAgcccttacattatataggccttctcagttgatcctgaccttctATTTGTTGATCAGGCAGATAACTATTcgagtacttgtcccatcagccgcctccccctactttctgttagttgcaataactgaagccacactgttcaggagtctttttccatcaatgtggctaggacgtttgttggcgcattcaatgcagATGTGACGTCTTCtccttgaaccactcccacaCTGTACCCCCGTGCGAGTCTCATTCTACTCGCattttcttctgggagcgctttgAAGGCTACCTTTGATGACATGTCGTTCTTCCCTTTTAggccttgggatgccgaggacagggtcatcctcggctgcatctctaggctatttggtctttcacTACTTGCTCACAGCAACCACTCTCCTCGGcccgggccttgggccctaatggaaagtgggccgggaccacaaattctctaGCCCCACAGGAACAAATGATGTAAATTAGTACAAcgaactgaaaataaatgtataattaaATATAGTCATATACCGAATGTGTACAAAATGGGTGTAATCTTATACATCTAATTTAGCGCCCTAGCTACTAGAAGATTTATCATCGACTTTTGCAATTGGatggtgatttgtttaaaaCATTTTGCACGTTTTCTTTGCAAAACACGGAAGTGGAAGAGTTAACATTAAGAGAAGTTGCCTTTCTTGACTTTTCATCTTCCATgttgatgtaacattttttttttttttttggagaaggttGATGTAACATTTTCGACTTGTAGCTAAGCTAGAATGAAAATGCAACtgtaaggaaataaaaaattaaagtgcGAAACAGTAAAGAGTTGTTTATATAGCAAAATATGCGTAATGTTGAAAGTAACAATAAAACTCTCTTTTATTGAGGACTTCTTTTTGTATTCTacttgagtttttattgttatGCGTCTAATTCCATATATAGCTTTATTTCTGTTCGTCCCAATTGCCCAGGAATGCTTGAGGGTTAAACGATCACTACATATAGTAATTAGCtttaacattaatatataaaaataaaaataaaaacagttgCATCTAAGAACATTGACATTAATCGAATAAACATAGTTGCATGTCCACCTtagcttaatgttcttattcttccttttcctttctggGTACCATTGTTCCAGCCTCTTCTTTTGGCGCTTAAgcccttacattatataggccttctcagttgatcctgaccttctATTTGTTGATCAGGCAGATAACTATTcgagtacttgtcccatcagccgcctccccctactttctgttagttgcaataactgaagccacactgttcaggagtcttttcccatcaatgtggctaggacgtttgttggcgcattcaatgcagATGTGACGTCTTCtccttgaaccactcccacaCTGTACCCCCGTGCGAGTCTCATTCTACTCGCattttcttctgggagcgctttgAAGGCTACCTTTGATGACATGTCGTTCTTCCCTTTTAggccttgggatgccgaggacagggtcatcctcggctgcatctctaggctatttggtctttcacTACTTGCTCACAGCAACCACtctcctcggcgcgggccttgggccctaatggaaagtgggccgggaccacaaattctctaGCCCCACAGGAACAAATGATGTAAATTAGTACAAcgaactgaaaataaatgtataattaaATATAGTCATATACCGAATGTGTACAAAATGGGTGTAATCTTATACATCTAATTTAGCGCCCTAGCTACTAGAAGATTTATCATCGACTTTTGCAATTGGatggtgatttgtttaaaaCATTTTGCACGTTTTCTTTGCAAAACACGGAAGTGGAAGAGTTAACATTAAGAGAAGTTGCCTTTCTTGACTTTTCATCTTCCATgttgatgtaacattttttttttttttttttggagaaggttGATGTAACATTTTCGACTTGTAGCTAAGCTAGAATGAAAATGCAACtgtaaggaaataaaaaattaaagtgcGAAACAGTAAAGAGTTGTTTATATAGCAAAATATGCGTAATGTTGAAAGTAACAATAAAACTCTCTTTTATTGAGGACTTCTTTTTGTATTCTacttgagtttttattgttatGCGTCTAATTCCATATATAGCTTTATTTCTGTTCGTCCCAATTGCCCAGGAATGCTTGAGGGTTAAACGATCACTACATATAGTAATTAGCtttaacattaatatataaaaataaaaataaaaacagttgCATCTAAGAACATTGACATTAATCGAATAAACATAGTTGCATGTCCACCTtagcttaatgttcttattcttccttttcctttctggGTACCATTGTTCCAGCCTCTTCTTTTGGCGCTTAAgcccttacattatataggccttctcagttgatcctgaccttctATTTGTTGATCAGGCAGATAACTATTcgagtacttgtcccatcagccgcctccccctactttctgttagttgcaataactgaagccacactgttcaggagtcttttcccatcaatgtggctaggacgtttgttggcgcattcaatgcagATGTGACGTCTTCtccttgaaccactcccacaCTGTACCCCCGTGCGAGTCTCATTCTACTCGCattttcttctgggagcgctttgAAGGCTACCTTTGATGACATGTCGTTCTTCCCTTTTAggccttgggatgccgaggacagggtcatcctcggctgcatctctaggctatttggtctttcacTACTTGCTCACAGCAACCACtctcctcggcgcgggccttgggccctaatggaaagtgggccgggaccacaaattctctaGCCCCACAGGAACAAATGATGTAAATTAGTACAAcgaactgaaaataaatgtataattaaATATAGTCATATACCGAATGTGTACAAAATGGGTGTAATCTTATACATCTAATTTAGCGCCCTAGCTACTAGAAGATTTATCATCGACTTTTGCAATTGGatggtgatttgtttaaaaCATTTTGCACGTTTTCTTTGCAAAACACGGAAGTGGAAGAGTTAACATTAAGAGAAGTTGCCTTTCTTGACTTTTCATCTTCCATgttgatgtaacattttttttttttttttttggagaaggttGATGTAACATTTTCGACTTGTAGCTAAGCTAGAATGAAAATGCAACtgtaaggaaataaaaaattaaagtgcGAAACAGTAAAGAGTTGTTTATATAGCAAAATATGCGTAATGTTGAAAGTAACAATAAAACTCTCTTTTATTGAGGACTTCTTTTTGTATTCTacttgagtttttattgttatGCGTCTAATTCCATATATAGCTTTATTTCTGTTCGTCCCAATTGCCCAGGAATGCTTGAGGGTTAAACGATCACTACATATAGTAATTAGCtttaacattaatatataaaaataaaaataaaaacagttgCATCTAAGAACATTGACATTAATCGAATAAACATAGTTGCATGTCCACCTTGTTTCTCaacaattattatattatttttaaatttattgtaacaCATAACATGACGATTCAAGAAGATTACTACCAACGGTGAACAATAATGCTTGTGGAAAATCCTATCATTAAACGATTCTACTCAGGTACAAACACTTGcctaaaaaacagaaataacaGAAGTTACGCTCTAGTTGGAATAACCCGGAGAGGCTTAGCCCTGCGTAAGGTGAGTCCAAAGGTCTCACTCTCACTCATATCCATATCTTCTGGCTTCATCTCATCTGCAAGCTTCCATTTAAAGAAATGTACAAGAGATGCCAACATTAAGGGCACCATCCGATTAGCAAATGGCATTCCAGGACAGATTCTTCTTCCAGCTCCAAAGGGAATTAGCTCGAAGTTTTTTCCTTTAAAGTCAATGTCTTGTTCTATGAACCTTTCAGGCATAAATAAATTTGGGTTTGTCCATATGCTTGAGTCTCGTCCCATTGCCCACACGTTTACTAGTATTTGTGCATTTTTGGGCACAATAAAGCCACGCATTTCTACATTAGTCTCAGCCTTGTGAGGAACTAGAAAAGGTGCTGGTGGGTGCAAACGAAGGGTTTCTTTCACTATTGCTCGTAGAAAAGGGAACTTTGAGATGTCCACTTCTTGAACTAGCCGATCCTTGCCAAGAACTTCTTTAAGCTCGTCTCGGGCTTTAGCCATTTTTTCAGGGTTATGTATTAACTCAGACAGTGCCCATTCAACAGTGCTTGATGTTGTGTCAATCCCTGCAATAAATAAATCCTGATACAAAATAGTGTGAGAGCTAGACTTATAGAGCACTGCCCAAGTTTATTAATGAAGACAAAAAATAATGCtcttaattagtattttttctgCGGCTAAAAATTAATGCTAAGTTGCTAAGAGCACTCATCGGTGcttgtataataaataaataaaaagtaccACATTAATGCATTTTACTCCAAAAAACTAATATAATTAAGTGTTTTGAAGCAAAGTTAAGAAAGGTATTTAATTACCAGAAGCAGACGTTTGAAATCGTCGCAGCTTAATTCTGAATTATCTTCTTCAGTGAGATTAAGGAAGGAATCTAGTACATCGTTGCTTGCCTTAGAACTCTCTGATGAAGCTCTTAATTGTACTCGTTCCTTGATGATACCATCAAAAATTCCGatcaattttgtaaaataacTCTTCATCCTTTTCCGTATACCTTGCGGGTCAACTAAACGAAGTGCTGGGAAATAGTCTACAATGTTGGACTTTCCAAGAAGTTCCATGATACCAAATATAAGGTCCTGGAACTCTTGGGACTGTAAATTTGAACTATACTGTGCCAAATCAAtggaaaaaaaagtgtttgatATGGTATTAAGTACTGTAATGAAGGCTACTCGACCAATATCAACCACTTCCCCACCACTGCAACATTGGTCAAGATGGTCAAATAATTCTTTCACCTTTTTCTGTCGAAGGGCTTGTGTGCCATCGAGTTGTTGTGGAGCAAATATTTTCGTGGCAGAAAGTTTCCTGAGGTTCCTCCAACGAGCCAACGCGGGCAACCATGCCATTGAATTTTTGGGGTGGTTAAATACTTGGATAGAGTCCGGGATAGTTCGGCTGGAGAGGGCTTGGTCATTTTTTTGCAGTGCTTCTTTGGCTATGTCTGGAGAGGATATGACTATGGTTGTTATGCTCCCAAGCTTGAGAGACATAAGGGATCCATAGGTTTTGGAGAGCTTGGCAAAATCTTGATGGGGTTTGTTGCCCAGCTCCAGGATGTTTCCGATGATCGGAAAAGGGCGGGGACCTGGGGGAAGTGTTGAAGAGCCAGACTTCCGGCCTCCTAGAGCGGCAGTGAGCACATGAATGCATGCCCACACGATGGGAAGTATTAGCCAAAATGCTAGGTGGTCCATTAACTCAACTTTGCTTTGTGTTTCTTGTCGTTGTATTTTGTGAGGTAACACAAAGTAATGGGTGTTGGCTCAAAAGTTCTATTAGAATTGTGAATATTGTATTCAATGTGTAAAAATTACATGGGGTTAGCCTTTATATAGACAAACATATGATGAGTGCAGTATAAACGTGCGTATTACATTATGTATTAGTTTAATACAAGACATACATGTACGATAGATATGAGAAAGCAATGGTTGTGCTGTCTCAAAAACTACCGGCTAGATTTTCAAAGAAACACCACATCCTTTAAGAGGCAGTGGAATCCATCAGGTGGACTTCATATATAATTTCCTAAAGATTTAATATATAAGGTTTACAaactaacttatttttaattacaaaaaattattttaaacattTGTTCATTATGTTCTTTATAAgaagtaataaaattatattcttactacatcagtttgtaagttttttatattgaaaCTTGTAGtaactttaatatttttcttacaaaaaattattatatactcCTTAAAGTCTAGGGCAGGCATAATAATTTCTCAACGTTTGCAAGCTGCACAACAATCACAACTTGGCTTTACTAGCCATTCTATCTTTTTAAGCATACCCTTAACTACTAATTAGGTCACTTCTAGCTATATTGAAGTCTTTCATCTTTGAGAAATTAGTTGGGAAGTGAGAAAGTTACcaataaggatttttttttttccagatttatCATTAGAAGGAAAATGTGTTAAGTGTGATCTGGTAATTGGTAAATGACTTGTTTTAgggtttgtgtatatatataggtgcAGTTTGGATAGGGCGTTTGCCcgtctgcgtttttttttttttttttttttttattctccccaGCTGCAACTGTTGACCCGGTTtactgtgaacagtgcacttgtgcactgttcacgggtcccacaaactccactttttatcaactttttcattaaaaatgagtcccacagtactattcacacatttaaaaattattttgctacagtgttttcagttttcagttttcagtttcagtaaaataagttatatccaaacagacccatagtAGACAAAATTGATGTACAGTacaaaataatttacttttatgattatgtaaacaaaaaacaacaactagattttataaataaatgatgTAAACAAATACAGTAAACTGAAATAagtatataattaaatatactcATGGACCG
This genomic window contains:
- the LOC126697066 gene encoding cytochrome P450 76T24-like — translated: MDHLAFWLILPIVWACIHVLTAALGGRKSGSSTLPPGPRPFPIIGNILELGNKPHQDFAKLSKTYGSLMSLKLGSITTIVISSPDIAKEALQKNDQALSSRTIPDSIQVFNHPKNSMAWLPALARWRNLRKLSATKIFAPQQLDGTQALRQKKVKELFDHLDQCCSGGEVVDIGRVAFITVLNTISNTFFSIDLAQYSSNLQSQEFQDLIFGIMELLGKSNIVDYFPALRLVDPQGIRKRMKSYFTKLIGIFDGIIKERVQLRASSESSKASNDVLDSFLNLTEEDNSELSCDDFKRLLLDLFIAGIDTTSSTVEWALSELIHNPEKMAKARDELKEVLGKDRLVQEVDISKFPFLRAIVKETLRLHPPAPFLVPHKAETNVEMRGFIVPKNAQILVNVWAMGRDSSIWTNPNLFMPERFIEQDIDFKGKNFELIPFGAGRRICPGMPFANRMVPLMLASLVHFFKWKLADEMKPEDMDMSESETFGLTLRRAKPLRVIPTRA